From the Leptolyngbya sp. CCY15150 genome, the window GGTAAAACAATCTTTTTTCCAGGAGATCCGGCGGAGCGCGTCTACTTCTTGCTCAGTGGAGCGGTGAAGCTCTCCCGAGTCTATGAAGCGGGCGAAGAAATCACCGTGGCCTTGCTTCGGGAAAACAGTGTATTTGGGGTACTGTCGCTGATTACGGGACATCGTTCCGATCGCTTCTACCATGCTGTGGCCTTCACGCCGGTGGAATTGCTGTCGCTGCCGATTGACCAGGTTGAAAAAGCCTTTCACGAAAATCCTGAACTCTCGATGATTATGCTGCGGGGGTTATCGTCTCGGATTTTGCAAACCGAGATGATGATCGAGACCCTAGCTCATCGGGATATGGGATCGCGGTTGGTGAGCTTTTTGCTGATTCTCTGCCGTGACTTTGGCGTTCCTAGTCAAGAAGGCATCACCATTGACCTAAAGCTATCTCACCAAGCGATCGCTGAGGCCATTGGCTCAACCAGGGTGACTGTGACCCGCCTGCTGGG encodes:
- the ntcA gene encoding global nitrogen regulator NtcA is translated as MVVTQDKPLANVFRQISGGAFPPMVETFERGKTIFFPGDPAERVYFLLSGAVKLSRVYEAGEEITVALLRENSVFGVLSLITGHRSDRFYHAVAFTPVELLSLPIDQVEKAFHENPELSMIMLRGLSSRILQTEMMIETLAHRDMGSRLVSFLLILCRDFGVPSQEGITIDLKLSHQAIAEAIGSTRVTVTRLLGDLRQEGMISIHKKRITVHNPVALSQQFT